Proteins from a single region of Verrucomicrobiota bacterium:
- a CDS encoding MraY family glycosyltransferase — MIKVIALTFFAFGITLLLVPFVRIWAIRRRLVDRPDRGRKTHRKPVPRVGGLAIFMSFLVILLGMSYLRNNHLDIEVLSLALSSSLMFVVGFWDDIRPLGAKVKLVLQILVSVVAFLLGIRIEMLFGHSIGFLSLPLTIIWLVSTVNIINLIDGIDGLAAGVCIFLMITLGILASNTEPLTLICFGMVGVLGGFLFYNFPPARIFLGDGGAYFLGFLIGSIALVNSRKGEVALALIAPFLALGLPVLDTALAIIRRGMRGLPLFFGDREHIHHRLVDIGFSTRRVILILYSACGLLSFSAMLVFWTQGRLLPLFIGISLLSILVLVRQLGYIKSYASLGAQIIRSLGRRRESKAAQEQMMFWRQKSIVAGSSFDPWKHFEIVLARLEVEKFEFHSFDPEMSENYRWDELVPHALEEELINKGQIYTCVKAIKINAAVIGEIYMSKHVDKDDIAHFERITGFVAESLKDYFADKRNHFKSSAIKVHRNH; from the coding sequence TTGATTAAAGTTATCGCATTAACATTCTTTGCCTTCGGCATAACACTGCTTTTAGTGCCTTTTGTCAGGATTTGGGCTATACGCAGGCGTTTGGTAGATCGCCCGGATCGGGGCAGGAAAACCCATCGCAAACCAGTGCCGAGGGTGGGAGGATTGGCTATATTCATGAGTTTTCTCGTGATTCTTTTGGGCATGAGTTATTTGAGGAATAACCATTTGGATATCGAGGTGCTGAGTCTGGCGTTGTCTTCATCCCTCATGTTTGTAGTCGGGTTTTGGGATGATATTCGACCGCTGGGTGCAAAGGTGAAATTGGTTTTGCAGATTTTGGTGTCTGTCGTGGCCTTTTTATTGGGGATACGCATCGAGATGCTTTTCGGGCATTCGATTGGCTTTTTGAGTTTGCCGCTGACGATTATTTGGCTTGTTTCGACAGTGAATATTATCAACCTCATTGACGGGATTGACGGGTTGGCCGCCGGCGTCTGTATTTTCTTGATGATCACCCTCGGGATATTGGCTTCGAATACCGAGCCCTTGACATTGATTTGTTTCGGAATGGTCGGAGTGCTTGGGGGATTCCTGTTTTATAATTTTCCGCCAGCCCGGATTTTTCTCGGGGATGGGGGTGCTTATTTCCTGGGATTCTTGATTGGTTCGATCGCCTTGGTGAATTCCCGAAAAGGCGAGGTGGCCTTGGCCCTGATTGCCCCGTTCCTCGCCTTAGGCCTCCCGGTATTAGATACGGCACTTGCGATTATCCGGAGGGGAATGCGCGGGTTGCCCCTTTTCTTTGGTGACCGTGAACACATCCACCACCGTTTGGTAGATATAGGTTTTTCGACGAGGCGCGTGATTTTAATCCTGTATTCAGCCTGCGGCCTTTTGAGTTTTTCGGCTATGCTAGTCTTTTGGACTCAGGGACGTTTACTTCCCCTATTTATCGGGATTTCCCTCCTGAGTATCCTCGTACTCGTCCGGCAGCTCGGTTATATCAAAAGTTATGCTAGTCTCGGTGCCCAGATCATCCGCAGCCTCGGCCGGCGACGTGAATCGAAAGCAGCTCAGGAACAGATGATGTTCTGGCGGCAAAAATCTATCGTGGCGGGTTCCTCATTCGATCCGTGGAAACATTTTGAGATTGTCTTGGCCCGTTTGGAGGTGGAGAAATTTGAGTTCCACTCGTTCGATCCCGAGATGAGTGAAAATTATCGGTGGGATGAATTAGTCCCCCACGCTCTTGAAGAGGAATTGATTAATAAAGGCCAGATTTATACTTGTGTGAAGGCCATTAAAATTAATGCCGCCGTGATCGGGGAGATTTACATGTCTAAACACGTGGATAAGGATGATATTGCCCATTTTGAACGGATAACCGGTTTTGTGGCGGAGAGTCTGAAAGACTATTTTGCCGATAAAAGGAATCATTTTAAATCTTCTGCCATAAAAGTTCACCGCAACCATTGA
- the thiH gene encoding 2-iminoacetate synthase ThiH — protein MSFVEVFNRLDREKSPAVRRFEQLISPSSGISLEQLAHEAHQTSLKYFGRTIRLFAPLYVSNECINNCAYCGFSRDNPILRVTLDVEDVATEARHLVAEGFRNLLIVSGEHPKFVSSGYLREVILRLRDFVPALSIEVGPMETDEYIPLVEAGAEGLIVYQETYDRDVYGVVHTAGPKKDFDWRLETPERGFAAGFRRIGIGALLGLSDWRREAISLAAHCDYLLKHCWKSQITVSFPRLRPAAGSYDPKFPVTDIEFVRLICAMRITFPQVGIVLSTREPAPLRDGLVPLGITMMSAGAKTEPGGYTGAGKQNVHLTVAGKPQDSSCYESVETIRSEGEYLTDAEEQFQISDTRSAAQMAAMLHKMGYETVWKDWDRVIMGV, from the coding sequence ATGTCATTTGTGGAAGTTTTTAACCGTTTGGATCGTGAGAAAAGTCCCGCTGTCAGGAGATTTGAGCAACTCATTTCCCCCTCTTCCGGGATTTCTCTCGAGCAACTTGCTCACGAGGCCCATCAAACATCATTAAAATATTTCGGGCGTACGATTCGCCTTTTTGCGCCGTTGTATGTCAGTAATGAATGTATTAATAATTGTGCTTACTGCGGGTTTTCCCGTGATAACCCCATCCTCAGGGTCACATTGGACGTGGAGGATGTAGCGACAGAAGCCCGTCATCTCGTTGCGGAAGGCTTCCGCAATTTGCTCATCGTTTCCGGCGAACACCCGAAATTTGTCTCTTCTGGTTATCTCCGTGAGGTGATCCTGCGGCTCCGGGATTTTGTCCCAGCCCTATCGATCGAGGTCGGGCCTATGGAAACGGATGAATATATTCCGCTGGTTGAAGCTGGCGCCGAAGGACTCATCGTTTATCAGGAGACCTATGACCGCGATGTTTACGGGGTCGTCCACACAGCCGGGCCAAAAAAAGATTTTGACTGGAGACTCGAAACACCGGAGCGCGGGTTTGCCGCGGGATTTCGCCGGATCGGTATCGGAGCCTTGTTAGGACTCTCTGATTGGAGGAGGGAAGCCATCTCATTGGCCGCACACTGTGATTATCTCCTGAAACATTGTTGGAAATCCCAAATAACCGTTTCTTTCCCCCGCTTGCGTCCGGCAGCGGGCAGTTACGATCCAAAATTCCCTGTCACAGATATCGAGTTTGTCCGGTTGATCTGTGCCATGAGGATTACTTTCCCGCAGGTGGGTATCGTCCTTTCGACGCGTGAACCCGCCCCATTACGCGACGGTCTTGTCCCGTTGGGCATTACGATGATGAGTGCGGGGGCAAAAACCGAACCCGGCGGTTACACGGGTGCTGGCAAACAAAATGTCCATCTGACTGTCGCGGGTAAACCTCAGGATTCCAGTTGTTATGAATCCGTCGAGACGATTCGGTCCGAAGGCGAATATTTGACGGATGCTGAGGAACAATTCCAAATATCCGATACCCGTTCCGCCGCTCAGATGGCCGCTATGCTCCACAAGATGGGGTATGAAACGGTATGGAAAGACTGGGACCGTGTGATCATGGGAGTGTAG
- the thiS gene encoding sulfur carrier protein ThiS, translating to MEQIVFKANGQEMTVDSELTIDGFLSLKEIEPRTVAVEINGEALFRSEWSTRKLHQADNLEVIRVVAGG from the coding sequence ATGGAGCAAATTGTTTTTAAGGCCAATGGGCAAGAGATGACAGTCGATAGTGAATTAACCATCGACGGCTTTTTGTCCTTAAAGGAAATCGAGCCTCGCACTGTCGCTGTGGAGATTAATGGCGAAGCCCTCTTCCGTTCTGAGTGGTCCACACGCAAATTGCACCAGGCAGATAACCTCGAGGTCATCCGGGTCGTCGCCGGGGGATAG
- a CDS encoding phytanoyl-CoA dioxygenase family protein: MTTPQLSTFSISDQDVEFYKENGYLMLGKVMSDETLEKFRALIPTLPKRPEDKGTFFYTQLRGKHPLIMDFATEGNQIEAMKKLIGPNLRCWFDQFVVKAPDTADKARNTFPWHQDNGYGGLEPGTNITVWFALDDVTPDNGCVWVVPGSHKKGLIPHIKKSEDSWHIEVDVEGNGTPANLKAGEAIAFTGYTLHRSLQNQTNNDRRAFFLEYCDADALDKGTPINQHPPDAFYAGGMSPVICGVSKYNP, encoded by the coding sequence ATGACCACACCACAACTGTCCACATTTTCCATCTCCGACCAGGATGTCGAGTTCTATAAAGAAAACGGCTATCTCATGCTCGGCAAAGTCATGAGTGATGAAACACTCGAAAAATTCCGCGCATTGATCCCCACACTCCCGAAACGGCCTGAGGATAAAGGAACCTTTTTTTACACTCAGCTACGAGGGAAACATCCCCTCATCATGGATTTTGCGACCGAGGGAAATCAGATCGAAGCGATGAAAAAATTAATCGGGCCGAACTTGCGTTGTTGGTTCGATCAGTTCGTAGTCAAAGCCCCTGACACTGCTGATAAAGCGAGAAATACATTTCCCTGGCACCAAGATAATGGTTATGGCGGATTAGAACCCGGCACAAATATCACCGTCTGGTTCGCCCTTGATGATGTCACCCCGGACAATGGTTGCGTCTGGGTCGTGCCCGGCAGCCATAAAAAAGGGCTGATCCCGCACATTAAAAAATCGGAGGATTCCTGGCACATCGAGGTGGATGTCGAAGGCAATGGCACTCCCGCAAATTTAAAGGCAGGTGAAGCCATCGCCTTTACAGGCTACACCCTACACCGTTCACTCCAGAATCAAACAAACAACGATCGCCGTGCCTTCTTCCTCGAATACTGTGATGCAGATGCTCTCGACAAAGGAACCCCGATCAACCAACACCCCCCCGATGCTTTTTACGCAGGCGGCATGTCCCCCGTCATCTGCGGCGTATCAAAATATAATCCTTAA
- a CDS encoding helix-turn-helix transcriptional regulator: MDFYYNSIAALPRLFQSPFRVKELYYHPRKTQFARMRFETFNVSFIFRGTGQYKLGPHSCRVTAPFVVTQWPGPLHEYGADGDWEEFAYACTPSVMAVLEKSGLIDPAHPFWPMQNSLFIRQQSDHIHELMKRGHQPGVADEIDRLCEFILFKSRVGIRTDKKEDAGAKKIKVIREYLAGNYHRTINLKTVCREHGISAISLHRYWKKYLGGSPGDYMGHLRLQEAARLLAMSGLTIGEIARQVGFEDPLYFSRRFRKTYGLSARDFRKRNASIPEQS; this comes from the coding sequence ATGGACTTTTATTACAATTCAATAGCCGCTCTCCCCCGCCTCTTCCAATCTCCTTTCCGGGTCAAGGAACTCTATTACCACCCGCGCAAAACGCAATTTGCGCGGATGCGCTTTGAGACTTTTAATGTATCATTCATTTTTAGGGGTACGGGCCAATATAAACTCGGGCCACATTCCTGCCGGGTGACGGCTCCTTTTGTCGTTACCCAATGGCCCGGCCCTTTGCATGAGTATGGGGCGGATGGGGATTGGGAAGAGTTCGCCTACGCTTGCACCCCCTCGGTGATGGCTGTGCTTGAAAAATCGGGTCTTATCGATCCCGCTCACCCTTTTTGGCCGATGCAAAATAGCCTCTTTATCCGGCAGCAGTCCGACCATATTCATGAACTCATGAAGCGGGGGCACCAACCGGGTGTCGCAGACGAAATCGATCGCCTGTGTGAATTCATCCTTTTTAAAAGCCGGGTGGGAATTAGGACGGATAAAAAGGAGGACGCAGGTGCCAAAAAAATCAAGGTGATCCGTGAATATCTCGCTGGGAATTACCACCGGACGATTAACCTGAAAACCGTCTGCCGCGAGCACGGGATATCCGCAATCAGCCTCCACCGTTATTGGAAAAAGTATCTGGGAGGCTCTCCCGGTGATTACATGGGGCATTTGCGGCTGCAGGAGGCTGCCCGCCTTTTAGCCATGTCGGGCCTGACCATCGGAGAAATCGCCCGGCAGGTGGGATTTGAAGATCCACTCTACTTTTCCCGCCGCTTCCGGAAAACCTACGGGCTCTCCGCCCGTGATTTCCGGAAGAGGAATGCATCCATACCTGAACAGTCTTGA